The proteins below are encoded in one region of Kazachstania africana CBS 2517 chromosome 6, complete genome:
- the PHO90 gene encoding SPX domain-containing inorganic phosphate transporter (similar to Saccharomyces cerevisiae PHO87 (YCR037C) and PHO90 (YJL198W); ancestral locus Anc_1.136), whose translation MRFSHFLKYNAVPEWQNHYMDYNDLKNMIYTLQTDELKSETGAVLDDTVSNNDEKFNNLAKRFKDAFKRGRANSTKNDAVMVETVELHDLNENEDVKKKNSLKKIRGKFFDSRSSSISSEKTLFNTYDSFVNSLTDEKLKVDDFYKRMESKFYEKFESLIQDLEKEGVSPRRSIIDTNDKNTISSTTNASVNVSESNHTEEIAIEGDEDDEDDYVDYDEFADTPENTALLNYSEFNVKSQKKSILKQSITNLYIDLAQLKSFIELNKMGFSKICKKADKVLRLNIKAELIETGEFYKDCYIFQKDTFTILSNKISKLIEFYAIITDHASNITIAKDELKSSLHDHIVWERSNSWKDMLGLVSRDDAIATDLDMNDHNLLGKLQLEYFIYPLPFTINFGFTKYNNLYIPKLFFGWQAFKIAFIILCTGILLGVKTFNDPAQHRCMALVECVAFLWASEALPLHITAFLVPLLVVLFRVLKNDDGTIMQASTASSTILGDMWTSTIVILLAGFTLGEVLAQYNIAKVVASWLLAGAGTKPRNVLLVAMAVVFFLSMWISNVAAPVLTYSLLQPLLEPLESDSPLGQALILGVAIAANVGGMSSPISSPQNIISMDYLSPYGIGWGQFFAVALPTGIIATFFCWILLCLTFKIHTTKIEKFVPIRTKFTLKQYFIIFVTILTIILWCVESKLQSKFGSSGQIAIIPIVVFFGTGLLSTKDFNSFPWSIVLLAMGGTALGSAVSSSGLLATIARALEQKVEQDSVLAVLCIFGVLMLVVGTFVSHTVSAIIIIPLVQEVGDKLSDPKAAPILVFGCALLASAGMGLASSGFPNVTAISMVDKKGDRYLDMLKFILRGVPCSLIVFVCVITIGYGIMSSILHGVST comes from the coding sequence atGAGATTCTCACATTTTCTCAAATACAATGCCGTTCCAGAATGGCAAAATCATTATATGGATTATAATGAcctgaaaaatatgatatATACTTTGCAGActgatgaattgaaatcagaAACTGGTGCTGTCTTAGATGATACTGTATCTAATAATGATGAGAAATTCAACAACCTTGCCAAGAGATTCAAAGATGCCTTTAAGAGAGGTAGAGCAAACAGCACGAAAAATGATGCTGTTATGGTAGAAACCGTCGAATTACATGACctcaatgaaaatgaagatgtcaagaaaaaaaactctttgaaaaaaattcgtGGTAAATTCTTCGATTCAAGAAGTTCATCCATATCCAGCGAAAAGACTCTCTTTAATACTTACGATTCCTTTGTGAATAGTTTGACCGATGAAAAACTGAAAGTTGATGATTTTTATAAGAGAAtggaatcaaaattttatgaaaagttCGAATCTTTGATTCAAGATTTGGAAAAGGAAGGTGTTTCCCCTCGTCGTAGTATCATCGATactaatgataaaaatacaatttcatcaacgACTAATGCGTCTGTAAATGTTTCTGAATCTAACCATACTGAAGAAATAGCCATTGAAGGTGACGAAGATGACGAGGATGACTATGTCGATTATGACGAATTCGCTGATACTCCAGAAAACACCGCATTATTGAACTACTCTGAATTCAACGTCAAGTCTCAGAAGAAGTCTATCTTAAAACAATCTATCACCAATCTTTATATTGATTTGGCACAATTAAAATCCTTTATCGAATTAAACAAAATGGGATTTAGCAAAATTTGTAAGAAAGCTGACAAAGTTTTAAGATTGAATATCAAAGCTGAATTGATTGAAACTGGTGAATTTTATAAAGATTGTtacattttccaaaaagatACTTTCACTATCCTAAgcaataaaatttcaaaattaattgaattttatgCCATCATCACCGACCATGCTTCCAACATTACAATTGCTAAGGATGAATTAAAATCCTCTTTACATGATCATATTGTTTGGGAAAGAAGCAATTCATGGAAAGATATGCTAGGTTTAGTCTCAAGAGACGATGCCATTGCCACAGATTTGGACATGAATGATCATAATCTCTTGGGCAAATTACAACTAGAATATTTCATCTATCCATTACCCTTTACAATTAATTTCGGTTTCACTAAATACAATAATTTATACATACCAAAGTTATTCTTTGGCTGGCAGGCGTTCAAGATTGCATTTATCATTCTCTGCACTGGTATCTTGTTGGGTGtcaaaactttcaatgATCCTGCTCAACATCGTTGTATGGCTTTAGTGGAATGTGTTGCATTTTTATGGGCTAGTGAAGCTTTACCTTTACATATAACTGCATTTTTGGTTCCGCTACTTGTTGTTTTATTTAGGgttttaaaaaatgatgatggaACAATCATGCAAGCAAGTACAGCATCATCAACCATTTTAGGTGATATGTGGACATCTACTATTGTCATTCTTCTAGCAGGTTTCACTTTAGGTGAAGTGTTGGCACAATATAATATTGCTAAGGTGGTCGCCTCGTGGTTGTTAGCAGGTGCTGGTACAAAACCAAGAAACGTTTTGCTCGTTGCCATGGCCGTTGTCTTTTTCCTCTCCATGTGGATTTCTAATGTCGCAGCCCCTGTTCTGACTTACTCTTTACTGCAACCGTTATTGGAACCACTTGAAAGTGATTCTCCACTTGGTCAAGCTTTGATTCTAGGTGTTGCAATTGCTGCTAACGTTGGTGGTATGTCATCTCCAATTTCTTCTcctcaaaatattatttcaatggatTATTTGAGTCCTTACGGTATTGGCTGGGGTCAATTCTTTGCCGTAGCTCTACCTACAGGTATTATTGCTACGTTTTTCTGCTGGATCTTACTCTGTTTAACCTTCAAAATCCATACAACTAAGATAGAAAAGTTCGTTCCAATTAGAACAAAATTCACAttaaaacaatattttattatattcgTCACAATTCTTACAATTATTTTGTGGTGTGTTGAATCAAAGCTCCAAAGTAAATTTGGTTCCTCTGGTCAAATTGCAATCATTCCGATTGTAGTATTTTTCGGAACTGGTCTTCTATCTACTAAAGATTTCAACTCTTTCCCATGGTCGATTGTTTTGTTAGCTATGGGTGGCACAGCTTTGGGTAGTGctgtttcttcttctggtTTGTTAGCCACAATTGCAAGAGCCTTGGAACAGAAAGTTGAACAAGATTCTGTTTTAGCTGTCCTTTGTATCTTTGGTGTCTTAATGTTAGTTGTTGGTACTTTTGTTTCCCATACCGTTTCAgccattatcattatccCATTAGTTCAAGAAGTCGGTGATAAATTATCAGATCCCAAAGCTGCCCCTATTCTTGTCTTTGGTTGTGCATTATTAGCATCTGCTGGTATGGGTCTGGCCTCATCAGGTTTCCCCAATGTCACTGCTATCTCGATGGTAGATAAAAAAGGTGATAGATATTTAGATATGTTAAAGTTTATTCTGAGAGGTGTTCCATGTTCATTGATCGTCTTCGTTTGTGTCATCACAATTGGTTATGGTATCATGTCAAGTATTCTTCACGGCGTTTCAACTTGA
- the UBP12 gene encoding putative ubiquitin-specific protease UBP12 (similar to Saccharomyces cerevisiae UBP12 (YJL197W); ancestral locus Anc_1.137) has protein sequence MAEEKDVEMQSEQGDVQILESSFDESLEVEDDTQANVELELENSEEASSDPDEVVKDQENIKLLNERRQIVLDLLEQYKVIAKEGDKVYIIPKFWYDNFFNEDVTDPELLGPIDTTLICRDYDNFFLKDYDDCPYISVPESIFLQLVEWHGLSSNSEPVQTNLVLDEATNTLITEYNKLFYRVQYLIDPNEKPYTRNTRNANNINFFTISTLSTLTEAANKALNIFFELESNLNIDSTSVRIWLATTSMEESIHKSNYLLGPIDFLSYQPKIHVTKDLFGKQLRDLSTTGGNFIIEVKQIDKNYHWVSNYFKYNDFHHAKGTMGLSNLGNTCYMNSALQCLVHIPQLRDYFLYSAYEAELNTDNLIGYKGYVAKAFSSLVQNLFGDTITKQGTNSSFGPNHFKSTVGHFNSMFSGYLQQDSQEFLAFLLDSLHEDLNRIINKPSTEKPSLKEGDDYNDPAVIKSLADETWKMHLLRNDSVITDLFVGMYKSTLECPECTNVSITFDPYSDLTLPLPVDSTWSSKVRIFPQNSPPCILEIELSKNSTYQDLKNYVAKCAQMDSEDLYGCEVFSYQFYNNFESAESNSQFLPLKDLISESDVVVFYELPRTAEDDVIVPILNTRIEEGFNKSHLFGVPFFIVLSQEELNNPTLIRNKLEKLFINLSGGFIQFPSTCVETPERSLDMFPLLSEKYSEVALATSKGYIEEVLKYATPNVVDAIDFFEVKILQDVNEKLRLESEDGKFWTPQSHMNLNKIKAISTFVSPIIADIYNYRTISSNTAKEPTDEEAKNENKEVEEEEQEEENDEEEQQKENLADVLRSHSLIVCEWSLESSRLAFSEEKVINWENPGVLQNVELEELKTQREVDGSDKEITLNDCLNLFSKREVLGLNDSWYCPHCKEHRQASKRIQLWNTPDVLLIHLKRFENQRSFSDKIDATVNFPIENLDMSPYLVHKDDPRGTVYDLYAVDNHYGGLGGGHYTAYVKNFIDNKWYYFDDSRVYETDPEKSVSGSAYLLFYLRRGSNESGGSEQLRELIKKSRFEHEQKIKEIKDKQEELYETSKTSEEDNEDEDEDEDEDEYEDAIEEAEDQASLVNRDSFKTVLVDKEHSNESFEIRHMNDDDGSGRRKMRLLNKIYKTESLTKSESTSPILLSPTEPGNVTDKNSLPSDKSE, from the coding sequence atggctgaagaaaaagatgttGAAATGCAATCTGAACAGGGGGACGTGCAAATACTAGAGAGTtcatttgatgaaagtCTTGAAGTTGAGGATGATACTCAGGCTAATGTTGAACTTGAACTAGAGAACAGCGAAGAAGCCTCTAGTGATCCAGATGAAGTTGTGAAAGACCAGGAAAACATTAAACTTCTTAATGAAAGGAGACAAATTGTATTGGACCTACTAGAGCAATATAAGGTAATTGCAAAGGAGGGTGACAAAGTTTATATTATACCGAAATTTTGGTAcgacaattttttcaacgAAGATGTTACTGATCCTGAACTTCTGGGCCCAATTGACACGACATTGATATGCAGAGATtatgataatttttttttaaaggATTACGATGACTGCCCATATATATCTGTCCCGGAATCTATATTTCTCCAACTAGTTGAATGGCATGGTTTAAGCTCCAATTCAGAACCTGTCCAAACAAACCTGGTACTAGACGAAGCAACAAATACATTGATCACTGAATATAATAAGCTATTTTACAGAGTACAATATCTGATAGATCCAAACGAAAAACCATACACGCGTAATACTAGAAATGccaataatattaatttttttaccaTATCAACTTTGTCGACTTTAACTGAAGCTGCCAATAAAGCgttaaatatttttttcgaGCTTGAGTCTAATCTGAATATAGACTCTACTTCAGTACGGATATGGCTTGCAACCACCAGTATGGAGGAATCCATCCATAAATCGAATTATCTGTTGGGACCAATCGATTTCTTATCGTACCAACCAAAGATACATGTTACAAAAGACTTGTTTGGAAAACAATTGAGAGATCTAAGTACCACTGGTGGtaattttatcattgaagtgaaacaaattgataaaaattatcattgGGTTTCGAACTATTTTAAATACAATGATTTCCATCATGCCAAAGGAACGATGGGCCTATCAAATTTGGGAAACACCTGTTATATGAACTCTGCACTACAGTGTTTGGTCCATATCCCACAATTACGGGACTACTTTTTATATAGTGCTTATGAGGCAGAACTTAACACAGATAACCTAATTGGGTACAAAGGTTATGTAGCGAAGGCCTTTTCTTCACTCGtccaaaatttatttggTGATACCATAACTAAGCAAGGTACCAATTCCTCATTTGGACCGAATCATTTCAAATCTACAGTTGGTCATTTTAATTCAATGTTTTCAGGATATCTGCAGCAAGATTCACAAGAATTTTTGGCATTTCTATTAGATAGTTTGCACGAAGATTTGAACAGAATAATCAATAAACCCTCGACAGAAAAGCCATCGCTTAAAGAAGGAGATGATTATAATGACCCTGCCGTTATCAAAAGCTTAGCAGATGAAACATGGAAAATGCATTTACTGAGAAATGACTCCGTAATTACCGACTTGTTTGTTGGTATGTATAAATCCACTTTAGAATGCCCTGAATGTACAAATGTCTCGATTACATTTGACCCTTACAGTGATCTAACCCTACCATTACCAGTGGATTCAACTTGGTCATCAAAGGTTAGAATTTTTCCTCAAAATTCACCACCATGCATACTAGAAATTGAgttatcaaaaaattctacATATCAGGATTTGAAGAACTATGTAGCTAAATGTGCGCAAATGGATTCTGAAGACTTATATGGTTGTGAAGTTTTTAGttatcaattttacaataattttgaatccGCAGAATCAAATTCACAATTTTTGCCCTTGAAGGATCTAATTTCAGAGTCTGACGTGGTTGTATTCTATGAACTGCCAAGAACCGCTGAAGATGATGTCATCGTTCCAATACTGAATACAAGAATCGAAGAGGGTTTTAATAAGTCTCATTTATTTGGTGTTCCATTCTTTATCGTACTTTCccaagaagaattgaataatcCTACCTTAATCAGAAATAAACTAGAAAAACTCTTTATAAATTTGAGTGGTggattcattcaattccCTTCGACTTGTGTAGAGACACCAGAAAGATCATTGGATATGTTCCCATTACTGTCTGAGAAGTATTCAGAAGTTGCTCTTGCTACTTCAAAAGGATATATTGAAGAGGTCTTGAAGTACGCAACACCAAATGTTGTTGATGCTATAGACTTCTTTGAGGTTAAAATTTTGCAAGATGTCAATGAAAAACTGCGCCTAGAGTCGGAAGATGGCAAATTCTGGACGCCACAGTCACATATGAACctgaataaaataaaagcaATTAGTACTTTTGTTAGTCCTATCATAGCAGATATCTACAACTATAGAACTATTAGTTCTAATACTGCAAAAGAACCGactgatgaagaagccaaaaatgaaaataaggaggttgaagaggaagagcaagaagaggaaaacGATGAGGAAGAACAACAAAAGGAAAATCTTGCTGACGTTCTGAGATCGCATAGCTTAATTGTCTGTGAATGGTCACTAGAATCTTCCAGGCTGGCATTTTCGGAGGAGAAGGTGATTAATTGGGAAAATCCAGGAGTCTTACAAAATGTAGAActagaagaattgaaaacacAAAGAGAAGTAGATGGGTCCGATAAAGAAATCACTTTGAATGATTGTTTGAatctattttcaaaacGGGAAGTGCTTGGATTGAATGATTCTTGGTACTGTCCACATTGTAAAGAACACAGACAGGCCTCTAAAAGAATTCAACTATGGAATACTCCAGATGTACTTctaattcatttgaaaagatttgaaaatcaaagGTCATTTAGCGATAAAATTGATGCTACAGTGAATTTTCCGATTGAAAATCTTGATATGAGTCCATATTTAGTCCATAAGGATGATCCAAGGGGCACGGTATATGATTTATATGCCGTTGATAATCATTATGGTGGATTAGGCGGTGGTCATTATACTGCTTACGTTAagaatttcattgataaCAAGTGGTATTACTTTGATGATTCTAGAGTTTATGAGACAGACCCTGAAAAGAGTGTAAGTGGATCAGCATATCTATTGTTTTACTTAAGACGTGGTTCTAATGAAAGCGGTGGAAGTGAACAATTACGTGAATTGATTAAAAAATCGAGATTCGAACATGAgcaaaaaataaaggaaATAAAAGATAAACAGGAGGAATTGTACGAAACCAGTAAGACGAGCGAAGAGgacaatgaagatgaagatgaagatgaagatgaagatgaatatGAAGATGCCATTGAAGAGGCAGAAGACCAAGCGTCATTAGTTAATAGAGATAGTTTTAAGACGGTACTAGTTGATAAAGAGCACAGCaatgaaagttttgaaataagGCATATGAATGACGATGACGGATCTGGTAGGCGGAAGATGagattattgaataaaatctACAAGACAGAGTCATTGACGAAATCTGAGTCCACATCACCCATACTCCTGTCACCAACAGAGCCAGGCAATGTAACTGATAAAAATAGTTTGCCATCTGATAAATCTGAATAA
- the ELO1 gene encoding fatty acid elongase ELO1 (similar to Saccharomyces cerevisiae FEN1 (YCR034W) and ELO1 (YJL196C); ancestral locus Anc_1.140) has product MFFLESVVKKYPQLLEYIPNVEKPFFNMSLWDNFDEFITFISLNKFVPKEFDFVPGQLPLSDLHTVLLVIASYYVIIFGGRELLRNTKPFKLNFLCQLHNLFLTIASLVLLVLMLEQILPIIYYKGLYSAICDIESWTQPMMTLYYLNYLVKFMEFIDTYFLVLKHKKLTFLHTYHHGATALLCYTELVGNTVISWVPITLNLAVHVIMYWYYFLSARGVRVWWKEWVTRLQIIQFIIDIFFIYFAFYQKLAYVFMPILPHCGDCTGSTTSVFAGCAIITSYLFLFVAFYMEVYRGRGIKKTAAAKKAAEEIAASSGVDEIQGPPSQRLRKRK; this is encoded by the coding sequence ATGTTTTTTCTCGAATCTGTGGTAAAAAAATACCCTCAATTACTGGAGTACATCCCTAACGTCGAAAAACCATTCTTTAACATGTCGTTATGGGATAACTTCGATGAATTTATTACTTTCATATCACTTAATAAATTCGTTCCAAAAGAATTCGATTTTGTTCCAGGTCAATTGCCTCTAAGTGATCTGCACACCGTCTTATTGGTCATTGCATCCTATTATGTCATTATATTCGGTGGGAGAGAACTATTGAGAAACACAAAACCCttcaaattgaattttctttgccAACTGCATAATCTATTCCTCACTATTGCTTCATTAGTTCTACTTGTATTGATGCTGGAACAGATACTGCCAATTATCTACTATAAAGGTCTCTATTCAGCCATTTGCGACATAGAATCATGGACACAACCAATGATGACCCTATACTATCTCAACTATTTAGTCAAGTTCATGGAATTTATTGACACTTACTTTTTAGTGTTGAAACATAAGAAATTAACTTTCTTACATACGTACCATCACGGCGCTACCGCTTTATTATGTTACACAGAACTGGTAGGTAATACTGTCATCTCATGGGTTCCCATCACTTTGAACCTGGCAGTCCATGTCATAATGTACTGGTACTACTTCCTTTCCGCTAGAGGTGTGCGAGTTTGGTGGAAAGAATGGGTCACAAGATTACAAATTATACAATTCATAATTGacatcttttttatttattttgcATTCTATCAAAAGTTGGCTTACGTTTTCATGCCTATTTTACCTCATTGTGGTGATTGCACCGGTTCTACAACTTCAGTCTTCGCAGGCTGTGCAATAATTACATCATATTTATTTCTATTCGTCGCTTTCTACATGGAAGTTTACAGAGGTAGAGGTATCAAGAAAACTGCTGCAGCAAAGAAAGCTGCCGAAGAAATAGCTGCTTCATCTGGCGTAGATGAGATTCAAGGCCCACCTTCTCAGCGtttgagaaaaagaaagtga
- the CDC6 gene encoding AAA family ATPase CDC6 (similar to Saccharomyces cerevisiae CDC6 (YJL194W); ancestral locus Anc_1.142), whose protein sequence is MVTPSRSVDSKKRLKLNVTPLKEREINEPITPSSTPSRLIFGKESIYSRTKSLLQRSAAVTTNSGFLVSRKQQYDEIMNFLDTNVMSHQSNSLYITGPPGTGKTAQVSQIISKNFLPLQAPRVANEMELPKDLLNTSYFKLSNGKIEAVALTSINCIALNDASSIFNKIYSSFSKVNNTPVKTMQDLQRFMELYSEKVTFVVVLDEMDKLLRTSVNDTIATRLIFELFLLAKMPSINFLLIGIANSLDMKDKFLSRLNLRNDLLPKTLIFHPYSADEMYNIVMNRISIIEDDCIFNPMAIRFAAKRCSGNTGDLRKLFDVLRNSIEVVELELIASRKKSNKESKLTKVGMQHIAKVFNQVLNSTSTRSRMNKLNMQQRVMLCSLVHREKLDIFQSHISMDDAFDYYFRLLSKKDVLKPLKRNEFLEMCNTLETCGLVTIIFGKSNGKTKHTVKLIKTNVDEAEFQEEITKIDLLKNFMLI, encoded by the coding sequence ATGGTGACTCCTTCCAGATCTGTTGAttcgaagaaaagattaaaattAAACGTCACTCCATTAAAAGAACGTGAAATTAACGAGCCAATTACTCCCAGTTCGACGCCTTCAAGGCTCATATTCGGTAAAGAGTCCATATATTCTAGAACTAAGTCTCTTCTTCAGAGATCAGCTGCTGTTACAACAAATTCTGGTTTCCTCGTCAGTAGAAAACAACAATATGatgaaataatgaatttcTTAGATACAAATGTCATGTCTCACCAAAGTAATTCGTTGTACATCACGGGGCCTCCAGGCACAGGTAAAACCGCTCAAGTCAGTCAAATAATCAGCAAAAACTTCTTACCTTTACAAGCACCGAGAGTTGCAAATGAAATGGAATTACCAAAAGACCTGTTAAATACTTCGTACTTTAAGTTATCAAATGGCAAAATAGAAGCTGTGGCTTTGACATCCATCAACTGTATAGCACTCAACGATGCTTCctctattttcaataaaatttacTCTTCTTTCTCCAAAGTAAACAATACTCCAGTTAAAACAATGCAAGATTTACAAAGATTCATGGAATTGTACTCAGAAAAAGTAACTTTTGTCGTTGTCTTAGATGAAATGGATAAACTTTTACGTACTTCAGTGAATGATACTATTGCAACAAGATTAATCTTTGAGCTTTTCCTCTTGGCTAAAATGCCAAGTATAAATTTCCTATTAATAGGTATTGCCAACAGTCTGGATatgaaagataaatttttgtCAAGATTAAATTTAAGAAACGACCTATTACCAAAGACTTTAATTTTCCATCCTTATTCTGCTGACGAAATGTACAACATTGTTATGAATAGAATCAGTATAATAGAAGATGACTGTATATTTAACCCTATGGCTATAAGATTTGCTGCCAAGAGATGTTCAGGTAATACAGGAGATCTCAGAAAATTATTCGACGTACTTAGAAATAGTATTGAAGTTGTTGAATTAGAATTAATTGCATcaaggaaaaaatcaaacaaaGAATCTAAATTAACAAAAGTGGGAATGCAACATATCGCAAAAGTCTTCAATCAAGTGTTAAATAGTACGTCAACTAGATCTAGAATGAACAAGTTGAACATGCAGCAACGTGTGATGCTATGTTCACTCGTGCATAGAGAAAAACTAGACATCTTCCAAAGTCATATTTCAATGGATGATGCTTTCGATTATTATTTCAGGTTATTATCCAAGAAGGATGTTTTAAaaccattgaaaagaaatgagTTTTTAGAAATGTGTAACACTTTAGAAACGTGCGGTCTTGTAACGATAATATTTGGTAAATCAAATGGTAAGACCAAACATACTGtaaaattaatcaaaaCCAATGTGGACGAAGCTGAGTTCCAGGAAGAAATCACCAAAATCGACctattgaaaaacttcaTGCTTATTTAA
- the KAFR0F01590 gene encoding uncharacterized protein (similar to Saccharomyces cerevisiae YJL193W; ancestral locus Anc_1.143) yields the protein MEFLDRLKPHVHIIILCICWYTISSLGSQVTKKILTVCPLPLFLGEFQFIYTALLAAISCYAASRSNSIYEIFPVGTFPDKAAKVIITKPSRHIFETVLPLGLFQFVGKYFGHTATSLVPVSTVASTKTLSPVFILLFQKLLRIKTLRFTGVLSFSLISLILGVWIIVREDSKFHRTSVSDGDGYSTYGVFCAIVSMFIFVFQNIYGKKVFTFKSSTLKLDNLHREESPLPLYSGKKVESKFRPVLPAQKYDKLTLMIYISTVGFMLSLGWFLTLEFPVLVRYVIYEEKIDKIEYIPWKLFLLNGTLHFVQAMVTFHLLGELSTLTYSIANLMKRIAIISVSWIIASRSINYLQVFGLLINALGLFLYERCSNEQKLQKLRPE from the coding sequence ATGGAATTTTTGGATAGGCTCAAACCTCATGTACATATAATCATACTATGTATATGTTGGTACACAATTTCCTCACTGGGGTCACAGGTAACTAAAAAGATCTTAACGGTTTGTCCTCtaccattatttttagGTGAATTCCAATTCATTTATACAGCGTTGCTAGCAGCCATATCATGTTATGCAGCCTCAAGATCTAATTCCATTTATGAAATATTCCCGGTGGGTACTTTTCCTGACAAGGCAGCAAAagttattattacaaagCCATCAAGAcatatatttgaaacaGTATTACCATTGGGTTTATTCCAGTTCGTaggtaaatattttggcCATACAGCTACATCACTAGTCCCTGTATCTACTGTAGCAAGTACAAAGACTTTATCTCCTGTATTTATACtactatttcaaaaattattaagaaTTAAGACATTAAGATTTACCGGGGTGTTGTCCTTCAGTCTCATATCGTTGATTTTGGGAGTATGGATAATCGTCAGAGAAGACAGTAAATTTCATAGAACTTCTGTATCTGACGGTGATGGTTATTCTACTTATGGTGTATTTTGTGCGATAGTCTCAATGTTTATCTTCgtattccaaaatatttacgGTAAGAAAGTGTTTACATTCAAATCAAGTACTTTGAAGCTTGATAATTTACATAGGGAAGAATCTCCGTTGCCGTTATATTCTGGTAAGAAGGTCGAAAGTAAGTTTAGACCGGTTCTTCCTGCTCAAAAATATGACAAATTGACCCTAATGATATATATCTCTACAGTAGGCTTCATGCTGTCGTTAGGTTGGTTTTTGACATTAGAATTCCCTGTGTTAGTAAGATACGTGATATacgaagaaaaaattgacaaaattgaatacATTCCATGGAAACTTTTCTTACTGAATGGTACTTTACATTTCGTGCAAGCTATGGTGACATTCCATCTATTAGGTGAATTATCAACTTTAACGTATTCAATCGCAAatctaatgaaaagaattgCAATTATTTCTGTCAGTTGGATAATAGCATCAAGATCGATCAATTACTTACAAGTGTTTGGTCTTCTAATCAATGCACTTggtttatttttatatgaAAGATGCAGTAATGAACAAAAGTTACAAAAATTGCGTCCAGAATAG
- the SOP4 gene encoding Sop4p (similar to Saccharomyces cerevisiae SOP4 (YJL192C); ancestral locus Anc_1.145), which translates to MSLYWSILLCLIVKIVSATSINGRLNINLTRSLGYTTSRSAFRLYQIGGSEGLTPYKGVAHVHDIEGNFAFDSLPINQGINETTYFVLHPDSIDFNLKPNRVLIEFRKLENGTLKMNAYRNIFGKEYFPSEDIIYPDKLEKIECNPYIEFTVVSQAPLRQYFIVRNVGIFQGGPLAKFVNTPWKLAGIITMICIMAFPYIIEKLDPETAKAMKDDTQRTQREKYEIKGNE; encoded by the coding sequence ATGTCTCTGTACTGGAGTATACTGTTATGTTTAATTGTCAAAATAGTATCCGCTACTTCCATCAATGGTCGGTTGAATATTAATTTGACAAGATCTTTGGGATATACCACATCGAGATCCGCTTTTAGATTGTACCAAATTGGCGGCTCTGAAGGATTGACACCGTACAAGGGTGTCGCCCACGTACATGATATTGAAGGCAACTTTGCGTTCGACAGTTTACCAATAAATCAAGGAATCAATGAAACAACATACTTTGTTTTACATCCTGATTCTATAGACTTCAATCTAAAACCTAATAGAGTACTAATTGAGTTCAGAAAACTAGAAAATGGTACTCTTAAAATGAATGCATACAGAAATATATTTGGTAAGGAATATTTTCCATCGGAAGATATAATTTATCCTGacaaattggaaaaaattgaatgtaATCCATATATTGAGTTTACTGTGGTGAGTCAAGCACCTTTAAGACAATATTTCATTGTCAGGAATGTGGGGATTTTTCAAGGTGGCCCCTTAGCTAAGTTTGTCAATACACCTTGGAAGTTAGCTGGTATTATAACTATGATATGTATTATGGCATTCCCATATATTATCGAAAAGCTTGATCCAGAAACCGCCAAAGCAATGAAGGACGACACTCAAAGGAcacaaagagaaaaatatgaaatcaAGGGGAATGAGTGA